The genome window aaccattattattttttactttgtgcaataaagtcgaaatgcaataaaaataaaaacgtatcTAATGTGTTCCCACAGGTAGACGCAACTGCCGCGCGCAAAAATAATGGTTTTAGTGTGGACTGTGCTGTGAAGTGATTGCTAAAGGCATAATGTAAGATAGTTAACTATGTGTTCGGTAAAGTGGCTGCAGCTACTGGTGATGCTGGCGGCCTGCTGGGCCCAGGAGGGGGAGTGGAgcgaggatgccgaagacctgGGTatgtaacagttttgaatgattcacggctaGTTTCACTAGtcatatatcgaccgggatatgaaccgcgggataggtaatcaactaatcacggttcatatcccggtcgatatatgtCTAGTGACTTGGGTATGTGTTATGAATTTCTTCAACTATTTACACAAATTGGTTAATATTTTTACCATTTGACGATAACTTCTGTAAATTGACCAGAGGGCCTAGTCAAGATActaatcgtttgcgccgtagcgaacgaaatggTAATGTCTCTCTAGAACTCTTCCATATACCTAAGTGCGACAGGGAGACATTAGCGCTATAGCCCCCGTTTAGCCTATTCTGAAAGAATGGTAActaaacttgctaactatgtaagaaaaaagttactagtaaattcatattttttgacattttcaatatggcagtttgtttaagtacatagttagcaagttccatagaatgacactttacggaACGCTACACTGatggcccgacatgcttttggcagatttttttaattgtacaacGGTTCATTGACGTAACATATTTCAATACTTTTGGCCAAGGCTGCAATAAAAGacgacatatttttattcggaaacCCGAACCAATTATTACATAATGAACACGTGTTGTCGTATGCCTTTTATGTTACATCAAAGTATTTTCGGGAAGTAACAATACACGAGTAATTTCATtccaaataaaagaaataaagcAAATTCTGTTTGAAGTGCCGCGGCTTAATGTGATGATGGTTGTCAAGTTGTTAAACCTAATTCCCTTTTTTATGTAGAACGTTTGAAACACGACTAAATGGTTTGCCCTCCTTCAAGCTGTTGTcgttaaaatgtaaaaaatagtttaaacatgtttattttGTAGATATGTACTAAGAGGACAATTAATCACGAaatgttttgaaataaataataatttaaatggacTTATGCATAAAACAAATCTCTGTACATAAACAAAAAAACTTTGATTCATAATAGGTATATGTCAGCTGGCGGTAAAGTAGGGATACATAAATAACTATaagctaatttaaaaatataacaaaaggaAAGTTAAGCGCCAAACAAAaataacaataggtacctatactgagAATCTCTTACGTAAAATATCACAATAGACCAATTAATTTCAtacacataaataaattcacaacaatttaatttaatgcttACACgtgtaaaacataaaaataagtgtaaatatatatgaagatatcCAACATTTCTTACGTTAACaagctaacaaaaaaaaaaccctatacaaataaatacacgTTTCTCCCGACAGGTAGGTTATTACGTATCATTTCATGCCTGGTATTAGTGTTGACACACGCTCAATCATCAGCAATTTCCAAttacatttaaaattcattCATCACGTCCAATAACTGGGTGGCGAGGGCTTTTTCGGTTCTCTGCTCTTTGATTAGATTCTGAACTGAACAAACCCATCCATCGCGCAACCACAAAAGGTCGGCGGGGCCACGTTGGACACTCGTTTCCCATTCGTTCCGCTGTCCAGAAATTTTTGCAATAAAATTAATCGTTCCAATAAAATTGGAGCCGAATAGAGCCGCCCATGCATGAACACTTTTTAATTGGGCCGCTCTTTTTGCTCCTTTTGCAGCCATCAATACGAGAAATCGAACTTGCGAAGTTCTTCTCACGTAAGTACTCCGAACCAGCAAAGTCCTTCTCTTTGTCTGACTACCGAACTTCCTAGAAAGTTATTGCAGATAATTAGTTACCTACGGGTCAAGCAACTTCAGCAGTTATCGAATAGCGAACGATTTATGAGCCAAAGGCGCCGCCGGACGCCAATTTAATAATCGCTGCTCCCAATCAAAAGTGAGCAATTGGTCGGGTGTAAACGTGGCCCCCGATGGATTGCATAAAAATCAGTGAAAAAACATGGAATAACGAGCCGAACAAACGAAAATATATTTCCCCATTTTCATTTTCGACAAGCAATCGGGTTTAATGGGTTGAGCGCGATTCCCACTTGAGTTTGTTCCATTTTGTTTCATTTGATCGCTTCGACGATTCATTGCGAGGTGCGGCATCGAACGGCGgtgtaataaaaatgttttggtTATTTCACCTATGAATAATGGCTCAATCCAGTTGTAACTCTCTGGGTATACAATGTTGTGATCCTGATGGTGAGTAAGCCAAAGAGTTGCCTGAGCTTACGAGGATGTAATACAATCATTTAACATATAGCTAATAGTAAGAGCTGAATTTGTCCCTCTAAAATATTAGAAACTGAAAAGATGCGTTATTTCGGCTTGTCCAACATGgcattacagtataaaataattaataaataaacaaattgtgAACTTGTTATTCTGCTGAAGTTAAGCGTTCATAAGGTGACATTCAGATGTCAACTTTACTGCAGCTGCATTTGAACGATGCGGCATCAGttatgtcgcaacagtaatgtcGCTGATCGTGATCGCTAAAGTAAAATTATCTTATACAAACCACCATTTTGGCATTTCAATTAGGTAATTTGTTCCACACAgtatattgaaattaaaaaaaaaaaaaaaacaagataacTTGGTAAGCAGATAAAAAGTTGATGTTATGATTGGATATAAATTTACTAGGCCGCAAAAGTTTCAAAAATTCACTAAAACATTAACTGACTAAAATATCTTTATGAAAGCCAATTATAAACTTTCTCGCGCAGAAGTTTTACAAATAGATTACAAATTAAGCACtttgaaagagacaaaaaatcTTAGACATTGGCGACGCGACGTACcagaaaaacttaaaactattaGTCTTAGACTAAAAACCAATTCTATATCAAAAGCAATTGTAAAAAATGGAGCCATCgcgtaaaagtaggtactaatatgTGGGTCCAAATCATATTGACAAGGAAAGTATACCTATCttgcagtggcgtagcgtgggtctcggccgctcggggcggatgaaaattttgccgccccctagcttacgtatttcaatataataagtgcgactgaaatagttcaaatatatatatgatattattggtatttattctgaaatttTGCCGCCCCCTAAAAGTGCCGCTCGGGGCGggatgcccccccccccccccgcccccACTACGCTACGCTACTGCTATCTTGAATTACCTGCCCGAACTTTAGATAATATTCGTGTATTCTTTACTGGGGGGTTAGTCAAAATGACAATCGTACCTACAATACAAatgccaaacgaaaagaaaaatgtatcggggtgacaaatgctacgaaaagtcacgtcatCTTTGGCTCAGCCCCCTGATTTCACTAACAGTCATTCCGAAATAGGTATTACTCAATTTTCTGctgttgaatatttattttagtagtaaaataaatcatataataataagtaaacaaatgtaagtacatattatttaattacttattaaaactaaattttaataaacTTACAATTTACTTATTTCTGGCTTTCAGTGTCAATAATCGAAGTCCCTGCACTTCTTTTATTAAGTTTTCCCACCCTTCAatgaaaataacattttatcgATTCGATTCTCGTCAGTTGCATTCACAAAATATTCTTAGGACATAAAGCTGAAAAGGTAAGTTTATCATTGCAGTAAGTGGCGTATTCacctataaagaaaataaaattgaatacaTCAGCCCAGTGAGTGAACGATCTGGAATAATGATGTGCACAGCTGTTTCTCTAGTCACTAACTGCGAGTAGTGCGGGTTTTGTCTGGCACAGTGCAATGTTAGCAGTAGCGTCACTATTTTGTTGAATTACATTATGTTATATAACAGGAACTAGTATGCTTTTCTGACAATATGAATCCCTGgctttagtataagtactacaCGGTCGCCCAAACATAcgttgactttttttttactgcgtttgtttgttgttttatCATCATAAATTATATATGTTTGACATCGAAATGTAAGTTCGAATCAGCCTCCAGATAATAACTATTTGTAGCGGGCCaggtacattttaaataaatttgttgttgacaaaatattattttaacaaacgAAATTTTATTTGCATTGTGTCACTAGTACATAGTTAGAATTATTTACATACACATATGTACGGTTGTATTCAActttacataggtaggtactgaacTTTACATAATATGATAACATTCGATTTCGATTCCAACGCTTAAAAAATACTAACATTTTAATAAGTTCAAATCGAAAAATCAAAGACCTGTCGTGATTTAATTGTTACCCAACCACATAACCCTATGGGCCACCCCACACAAGCGTCTTTTTGAGCGTCgtcgtctggtcagcgctatagAAAATGGCTTCGCCGcgtagttgcgccaacgttgcgtcgagcagcagccatagcgttgactagacgccgacgatCGGGAGACGCTGGTTTGGGGTGGCTCTTGAAATAACAAAATCTTACCTTACTGCGACTCCCACATTGCGGGGTAGGTCAGGCCCGACGTGTCTccacaataattttattaatattacccCCAGAAGCCTGTCACGCCCGAAGCCGCCGCTCGTATATCTTGAGACCGGGAAAAAATATGATATATCGAGAGGACGAGAGACGTAAGAGCTTTCCTTGGCTTCTCTTGAAGGGGCTTAGCGTCTTTTAGTGTTCTTAAAACCTTGCAAGTTACTTTAGTAAGTGAAAATGTTGGTAGCTGGAATGTTTGGTTTCATGCTAGTCGTAAACTGACTTAAGGGACCTCCTAGGTACTTTTAAGTGGTCTTCTTTATTggaatattatatgtaatattttaatactttGGCTTCAATGTTCAATGTTCTAATTTGAACATTACGGCCTGTCAAAAATTAGCTCTAGAtatgatatggatcggatatatacatatactaatatttaaaaactttcgcgttttaaacacatattaactcacatttatagacgggtctatcgcgaaatttattttattacctttaatagatagacccgtctataaatatgagttaatatgtggatcggatatgtcagtgtcaaaagtgagaaGTTGCAGTTGCAGCGTTGTTCTTGCCGCCtatgtatctgtcaatttccttgataaaatgagaacCTAACTGCCGCGATTATGACATGACGTTCACTCGGTCACTCATTTTATACGACGGCGGTAACAACGATGCCACAAGAGTAATGCAGTTGTTATCCGAACGTCAGCCCATCACATATATCATCGTCAATAAGTTGACcttgtataattttataaattaaacacTCGAACCTCTTCAGTGTACACTCATCTAACCAAATAAAGCTAATATTCTTAAAGGATATTACCATTTAATATCGAGCAATCTCTTTCATGACTATCAAATATGTAGAGTAGAACAATTTGGCGGCGGAGGTATGCTATCATCACCAAACGCGTGGAAACTGTCGACTATATTACGGAGCTGATGTTTTTTATTAGCCCGCCTCACAAAAGGGGCTCGCAGGATTTTCGCGTAGGAAGGCATTTTTTTAGCCCACTTTAGGCGGATAGATGGGGTTATGAAGCTGGTCGTAGATCGTTGCTTAGTTTTAGGAAGAAGGTTGTAGTAACATATATCTATAAAttgtttgtattgtatgtaGGGTGACTATTATAGTTATTACTAGTACTATATGCCCAAGTCAACATATTAACAGTAACTATACGTTACTGCCTGCGACATAAATATGCGACGcacgtaattgtataaatagcatGTAAGCAATAATAGCCTATAAATATGTGTTATGTTTAGATTTACTCTCTCTCTATACTTGGATACCGAGAATACAACACAACTTCGGTAATGTTTGGTTTTACTTAAACTCCATTTCGACCCTCCGACTACCAAGTCATCTCATGGCGACCCATACCAGAAGAGAACCAGGAAAGTGAAGAATACCACGGCGCACCGCATACGAGAATGAAGATAGAAGTCAAGGCAAGAAGATCACCCTAATGAAGATTCAAGTTGAAGAACCTATTTTTCAAGAAAGAAACTTCctgcgcattttcaagaaagAACCTTCCTATTAGAACAGAACCCTCCCACGCATTTTGAAAACGAAAGAGAAGAAAGAAAAAGATGACCAAGAAACAAAACTCAAATTAAGAAGAGACGAAGAAGGAAGAAAGAAGAgcgttgtccagggttatcccggctcgcaattcaagaggtgtccagggttatcccggcccacatcaagaggtgtccagggttatcccggcccatgcTCGAGGGAGTCCAGGGTTAGCCCGGCCCGTCATCGTCGTCGGAGCAGAGGCAGCCACATGCAGCGTCAGCGAGTGCCACATGGAGGTGCCAGCTCGCCAGCAGCGTCACGCGACCGCCCGCCCGTGCCAGCGCGGAATGCAGCGTCGACATAACCTACTTACGAGAGTACATTGCCCGCTACTAATGTAAGTTAgatataactttattattatgttttattatttcgtcACGATATTTAGCGAATGATAGGTATCCTAATTTTAGCCATTGTATGTAATTAATTGTAGCCGCGAATTTATTATGCTAGCCGAATTACAGTCCATACGCGacagattaaataaattaagagaAGATATTGTGAAGTTAGGTCCAGAGAGGCGACGGAAAGAAATAGGTAGGAAGAAATTAGACGAATCGAACGAACTGCATAACCGTGCGGCGGATATTGTGTCTCAGTTACAGGAGCAAAAGGCAAACTTTGTGCCTTCGGAAATAGAGTTAGCTAATAAGCATATAAACGATATTATCGAGACTTACAGTAGGATAAAAATAGCATTACAATTTTTCGATACGGAATCTCAAACAGAGGTAAAAATGGCTAAGCCCAGTTTTGATGTCAAGACGGCCATCGCCTTGTTGCCCGTCATGACGGGGCAGGAGGATACCACTAAGCAGTTGATAGACGGCATTATAATGTACAGTTCCATTATTAATAGCGAAACTCAACAGGTTTTAATAGAGTTCGTCCTGAAAACAAGACTCTCGTCTAGCGCTAAGCTCAGATTAAAGACGTCATATACTAGCGTAGAATTACTTATCGCGGATATGCGTACATTCTTACTACCTAAAAAATCGTCCGAATCGATTCAGGCTCAACTGTACAGAGCTAGGCAAGGTAGGAGAACTATAGAGGCATTCGGAGCCGAGATCGAGGATCTTTTTGTCAATCTGACCATATCCCAGGCCGACGGTAACGATAGCAGGTACGATATACTTCGTCCACTGAACGAGAAATCAGCCATTAAGCGTTTTGCAGACGGTTTAGCAGATCCCAAGTTAAGTACCATAATATCATCTAGGCAATTTACGTCACTGCCCGAAGCGATCAGGACGGCCATCGACGAGCACAGCTCATCACCACAGCAGGAGCAGGTCCTACATTACGGGCGCAACCATTATCGTAATAATTACGGGAACCGGAACGCCCACTCCGCACGTTATAATAGGGGTCAACCTTTTAACATGCAAAGAAATACATTCGGGACACGATATTATTCTAGCAATAACCGTAGCGTAGGTATTTCGCAACACGTCCCGACAAATAGAGTTAAACGACCTGACAATTTCGCTGACAGTGCAGCTACAGTTCGCCGACCTGCGCGCGCGCCTGCTCGCCCGAATACGCGTGCGCAGCACATACAACCGTCACACGATGATGGAAAACCTATCAGGCAGTTTTTTCGTGACTAATATgaatagcgcaatatttagttataataaagataattataGCACAGTAACTTGTAGTGTAGGTAATGGATATAAGTTAAAGCTCCTGGCCGACAGCGGAGCAGCCCTGTGTGCTATTAGATACgaatatttacaaaacaaacccgatctttttaaacaaatacaaggATATAGCATTACCATTAATGGAGTATGTGGAGATTTAACTTCAGAGGgatatatatatttagaatTAGACTTTAACGGTTTCATTTGCGAAGAAAAGTTTCATGTTTTTAAGAATTTGCAATGCTCAGCCCAAGCAATTTTAGGAGAAGAATTTTTCAAACGTTACGATGCAGACATAAGTTATAAACGCAATGCATTAATTTTAGAGGACCGAGGTCAGTCCGTATCGATACCTATGCAAGTACATTCAAAGAATACGTATGTCCATAATATACCTCCGCGATGCGAAGTTATGACTCACATTACGTCACAACTAGACGATGATTGCGTAGTACTAGCCGAGGAAATGCAAGAAGGCGTTTTTGTAGCAGGTGTTATTTCAAGACCAGACAAAGGTCAAATACCCGTACGGATATTGAATACGACTGATAAGCCAGTTACTTTAGATTTatcaaagttaaaagtaaacagatTATGTAATTTTGATATTTGCAATTTTGACTCAAGGAAAATTAGCGTCAGTAGAGTAAAAACCTTATTAGATCTTTTAAATTTACACACTTATTTAAACACAGAGGAACAGTTAAGTATAGAGCAAATTTGCGCAAAATACGCAGATGTTTTCCATCTGCCAGGCGACAAGCTTACTACAACAAACTTGCTGGAGcacaaaattaacttaaaagaAAATGCAAGCCCGGTATACGTAAAACCTTACAGGATACCACATGCCTTACGCAAAGAACTCCAAACTCAGATCCAAGATATGCTAGACAACGACATAATTGAAGAGACTACTTCCGAGTGGTCCAGTCCAGTTTTGCTTGTTCCCAAAAAGAGTGATAAGTTAGGAGAAAAGAAATGGAGATTAGTTGTCGACTATAggcaactaaataataaaatacaggaTGATAAATTCCCATTGCCCAACATAACAGAAATATTAGATTCCCTAGCAGGTAGCATATATTTTTCAAAGCTCGATCTTTCCCAAGGTTATTACCAACTAGCTTTAGACAAGGAATCCCGGAAATACACCGCGTTTACGACCGATAAAATGTATTCAATGAAGAGATGTCCCATGGGGCTCCGAACAAGCGGTAGTGTTTTCTCAAGGCTTATGACCATAGCCATGTCCGGATTAAATTACAAGCAATGTTTTATATACTTAGACGATTGTATTGTCATAGGAAAATCCATAACGTCACATAACCATAACCTTACTCAAGTTTTAGAACGTTTGAGGAGCGCGAATCTTAAACTAAATCCATTAAAATGCGAATTTTTACGTAAAGAGATAATGTATTTAGGGCACAAAATAACTTCAAAAGGAGTAGAGCCCGACCCAGCGAAAGTAGATGCATTAACCAAATACCCAAGACCAACGAATACAGACGAGGTCAAAAGATTCGTAGCATTTGCCAATTACTATAGacggtttattccaaatttcgcGAACATAGCTTATCCCTTAAATCAACTTTCCAAGAAAAACGCAGTTTTTAATTGGTCTACAGAGTGTGAAGcagcatttttaaaattaaaaaatattcttacTAGTCCACAAGTCTTAGATTATCCAGATTTTTCGGAAAATAACACATTTACGTTACATACAGATGCATCAAAAATAGGATTAGGGGCAGTATTATCGAATGCTAGCGGGAAGGTAGTCGCGTACGCAAGTCGAAATCTTAAGCCAGCCGAAACGCGATACCCAATCATAGATTTGGAATTACTTGCCATAGTTTGGTCGACAAGACATTTTAGACCCTATCTCTTCGggaaaaagtttaaaattgtcACCGACCATAAACCATTGATTTATCTTTTTGGAATGACTGATCCTTCGAGTAGATTAACCAAATTTAGGTTGTATTTAgaagaatttaattttgatatcgAGTACATTCCGGGGCGAAACAATGCAGCTGCAGACGCATTGAGTCGCTTACCGATGAATAgtgaagatttaaaaaatattagaacaaACGTTGTATCAGTCATGACCAGAGCCCAATCACGGAAACAGCGCGCGCAACAAACTTGCGATCAAGGTGACTTAGCGACAGATGTACCCGCAAACGATAGGCTTGATCAACCTAGAGTTGTGGAAATCATCAAAGCAccaaaaaattgtattgaactcATATTAAGTTCCAATTATAAGTTAAGTAAgatatgtcaaaataaaataatgagtaGTAAAGGAAATTTTGAGTACGTACCAAGCAAATCATGCATATATCTAACATCCCGATCGTTATCTACCGTAGGCGTGTTAGCGAGGGAATTAGAGGAATTTTGCAAGAAGCAATGCATAAATgaagttataataataaaagataaaCGAAATGCgcaagaaataaatgaatttttagCTAGCTACaaatgtgatattcctaggatcCTTGTAACAAAAGGTGTTACGAAAGtatacgataaagaggaaataaGAGttattttgaacgatttccatctATTACCCACGAGTGGCCACGCGGGGGTTAATAGAATGTTAAACAATATAAGACGTCATTACTTCTGGCCAAGAATGAGCCACGATGTATACGAATACGTAAAGAAATGTGCACATTGTCAACATAACAAACACACTAATAAATACACTAAGGAACCAATGATGATAACTACAACACCAAGTTCATCCTTTGAAAGAGTTTCTTTAGATATTCTAGGACCTTTAGAAGTAGATAATTATAACTATAAGTACGTATTAACAATTCAGTGTGAACTGACTAAGTTCGTCGAAGCATACCCTTTAGAGAGGAAAGACACTGAGTCTGTAAGCAAagcatttgtaaataattttattttaagatatggCGTACCAAGCGACATCATAACGGATCAAGGTACCGAATTTATGTCCAGTGTATTTAGCGATATTTGTAgattattaggtataaataagcTACACTCGACTGCTTACCACCACGAAACTATAGGAGCACTCGAGAACACGCACAAGAACCTAGGAGCTTACCTTAGGATACAATGTAGTAATAACCGCACAGACTGGAGTACCTGGTTAAGCTATTGGTGTTTTTCGTATAATACCACCGTACATACCGAGACGCAATATACGCCATTCGAATTAGTTTTCGGCAAACACTGTCGTTTaccgaataatttaatttcttctGTCGACCCTCTCTATAATTATGATAGTTATACTAAAGAATTTAAGTATAGGTTACAAAGAGCTCAgtcagaagctagaaataatttaatgTCTAGTAAAGTAAATAGAAAATTAATGTACGATAAGAAAATGAattctgtacaatataaacCAGGAGacttaatacttttaaaaaatcaagtaGGCGATAAATTAGACTCCATTTATAACGGACCTTACAAGGTCATAGAAGATATCTCACCGAACGTtaagatattaaaaaataatcaggTTTATATAACTCATAAAAATAACACTAAAATGTATTTTGAAACTAAGTAATAACtagattattattatattcaattaaaattagaaaaaaatgtaaatgcaACTGCGTgtgtcacattttttttctcctttGTGGGGGTGAAGGGTAACTTTCCAGGGAGGTGTACTATATGCCCAAGTCAACATATTAACAGTAACTATACGTTACTGCCTGCGACATAAATATGCGACGcacgtaattgtataaatagcatGTAAGCAATAATAGCCTATAAATATGTGTTATGTTTAGATTTACTCTCTCTCTATACTTGGATACCGAGAATACAACACAACTTCGGTAATGTTTGGTTTTACTTAAACTCCATTTCGACCCTCCGACTACCAAGTCATCTCAGGctactcctaacaaatcagataGAAACAAGCCAATAGAAGTCTTATTATTAAGAGTGGCCAGTTGTTGGGTAGTGGCACATTACTATAGCAATCACCCTAGGTGCCTAGGTAACTTAGGTTGGTCTTAATTTCTGTTTCAATGAATGATAACTGTTTTACATTAGTCGGAGTTCAATGGCTTAAGAACTAGCAGAGGGTATCGAATCACTATTATAAGAACGTTCGTTTTATACGCACTTGGCTGTTCCAAAGTCAATACATAAGCACTTCATACTTTCTTTTTCTTATACTAGTTCTATCACCCCAAAAAAGGCTGAGTATAAttgtattgaataattttactcgTACTTACACaattggtttgccagactataatttttctttttcttcatAGACAAAAGCATGTTGAGGCAATCTTATATGCTCTTAGCTAACGAAACAAAGGTGTCAACAGGACGACATAAGTCAACCGTTCGGAATATGCCTGTGGTGGTCTAAAATCTTGGGTTCAAGCCTTGTCAtatatagagcagaaaaaaatCGTTCTCGAAAAGAATGCAGAAATATGACTGAAAAATTCGGTCACGATCCTCTTTCAAACACAGTCGAAAGATTAAACTTGGTACTACATTTAGATACGTTTAGATCCAACCCCCTTTTAATCTGGGCCGTCCTAAAAAGTACCTAAAATAAGTCTAGACTAGCTAACACAAATTCCCAACGTAAACCAACTAGCAAAAAGCCAAAGAGACATAACTTTAAATTAGGTAACCAAGTTAACTCAAAGTGTAGGTATGATAACATTAGGTACACGAAAAGCACGAACTCCGTTTTAAGTGAAAGCGTTTGAACTGTAACTTTTGTTAATTACGAAGTTTAAGTATGCTCTCAGGGATTGCATGTTGCCagtaataataacatttttcatTGCTTGACAGTATGCAAATAAAGCGTTGCaatttgtacaaaaattcaCCTTACCCTATGCTCAGAGTGTACTTTGGGGGAAATAGGAAATAATGTTGTTCACGTGATTTACTGCCCCCGGCTATTAAATAAGCCATGACCATGTTGCCGTTTGCTTATGACGTCATAGTTTATTTTTACCTTGACATAAACTATGTTACTGGTGAATTCACGCTAGTGTGGAT of Cydia amplana chromosome 17, ilCydAmpl1.1, whole genome shotgun sequence contains these proteins:
- the LOC134656018 gene encoding uncharacterized protein LOC134656018 — its product is MAKPSFDVKTAIALLPVMTGQEDTTKQLIDGIIMYSSIINSETQQVLIEFVLKTRLSSSAKLRLKTSYTSVELLIADMRTFLLPKKSSESIQAQLYRARQGRRTIEAFGAEIEDLFVNLTISQADGNDSRYDILRPLNEKSAIKRFADGLADPKLSTIISSRQFTSLPEAIRTAIDEHSSSPQQEQVLHYGRNHYLQLQFADLRARLLARIRVRSTYNRHTMMENLSGYHMPYAKNSKLRSKIC